The following DNA comes from Caulobacter mirabilis.
GGGTCTGGGCGCGGCCAGCGCCGTCGGCGATGACACCATCCAGCGCCGCACCCAGGGTCGCGTCGTGCCGGACGCCTTCACCCACGGCACCGCCGAGCAGCGCATGCGCTGGTTCCGTGTCGGCTACGAGAGCGGCGACCCCGGCCAGTGCGACACCTTCAAGGCGCGGCGGCTGTAGCGGCGGTTCAGCCGCCCTTCGGGGCGTAGGCGATCAGCTGGATCTCGACCACGCCGCGCGGGGAGAGCAGGCCGGTGGTCCCGACCGCCGTCCAGGCCGGATGCGGGCCCTTCACGTACTCGGCCTTCACCTTGTTGATGATGGTGATCTGGTCGCCGCGCGGCATCGGGGCGTTCGGCCCTTCCCAGACGTGGAAGCTGTTGATCATGGCCACGTCGTCGAAGCTCGCGCCGGCGGCCTTCAGGGTCGCGTCGAGCTGCCTGAACG
Coding sequences within:
- a CDS encoding RidA family protein produces the protein MRPALALPLIAAIAMPAAAQPTYPVKIPAPGGEVVIPSARHQASYDEFHYAPARRIGDVIYVSGVIVGPAPDEGTDAAAFEQQVRRAFRQLDATLKAAGASFDDVAMINSFHVWEGPNAPMPRGDQITIINKVKAEYVKGPHPAWTAVGTTGLLSPRGVVEIQLIAYAPKGG